In Luteipulveratus mongoliensis, the DNA window GAACTGGGTCCTCGCCGAGAACCTCTTTAAGACCGACCTCAAGGCCGCCGGCTACAAGCCCAACGTCCAGTTCGCCAACGGTGGGGTGAGCGAACAGCAGAACCAGATCAGCTCGATGGTCACCAACGGCGCCAAGGTCATCGTCATCGGCGCGATCGACGGCTCGCAGCTCAACACCCAGATCAAGCAGGCGCACGACGCCGGCGCCATCGTGATCGCGTACGACCGCCTGCTACTGAACACGCCCAACGTCGACTACTACGTCGCCTACGACAACTTCAAGGTCGGCGAGCTGCAGGGCCAGGCCCTGCTCGATGGCATGAAGGCGAAGAAGCCGAACGGCCCGTACAACATCGAGCTGTTCGCCGGATCGCCCGACGATGCCAACGCGAAGGTCTTCTTCGACGGCGCCATGAAGGTGCTGCAGCCGAAGATCGCCGACGGCACGGTCAACGTGGTGTCCGGTCAGAAGTCGTTCAACCAGGCCGTCACCCAGGGCTGGAAGCCGGAGAACGCGCAGAAGCGTATGGACACCCTGCTGTCGGCCAACTACGGCGGCAGCAAGACCATCGACGGTGTGCTGTCCCCCAACGACACGCTCGCCCGCGCGATCCTGACGTCCACCAAGTCGGCCGGCAAGCCCAACCCGATCGTCACTGGTCAGGACTCCGAGGTCGAGTCGATCAAGTCGATCATGGCTGGGGTGCAGTACTCCACCATCAACAAGGACACCCGCAACCTGGTGAAGCAGGCCGTCAAGATGGTCGGCCAGCTGCAGGCCGGCCAGAAGGTCGACGTCAACGACACCAAGAGCTACAACAACAAGGTGAAGATCGTTCCGTCCTTCCTGCTCCCGCCGCAGATCGTGACGAAGGCCAACGCCAAGGAGGCCTACGCCAACGACCCGACGCTGTCGAAGATCGTCAACGCCGGAGGCTGATCAACCAACCGCACGACACGACGGCCCGGCACCCCGCAGGGGTGCCGGGCCGACATATATGTCGGGAGGAACACGCTGTTAGCAGCTCGTGGAGATCCCGAGCGCGCTGAGCGTTGCAGTGGACGCGACCCGTCCGGCTGAAGCCCCGGCCGGACCTCCCCACAATCCGACAATGGTCGATACCACCGCCACGCTGCAGCCGAACTCCTTCTTAGTCAACGCTCGACCGCGAGGGATGAGATCCGGATAAATGTGGGCTACGTGATTTCCGGAGATGTACTTGTCGAGGAAGCCGTGACAGGCAAACATAGCCTTGTCGTGCCAGTCCATGAATTGCCCATTGGGCCCCTGGCACGTGATGTCGTACTCGCCCGTGCGGAACGATTCCCCTGAGTGCTGAGCAAGTGCCACAGTCGCACTATCCGACATGAGGTCCGGAGTTTCGAATGCCGATGCCTGGGCGCCAGAGGCGATAACGATCGTGCCGGCGGAAAGTACGGCGAAGGCCGCCTTGCTCATTGTTCGCATTTTGAGATCCCCTACTCTTTCGATGCGACCCGCAGCCCGGTCGGACTGGGTTACGTCTCCGACTCTGTCACGCTCCTCGAAAGATCTGGGCGATCCCGGCCCGAGAAAGTTCCGTACCAGAAGTGCAGTTCAAAGGCAACCGTTTGGTCGGAGAGCGGCCAAGCCACGGGGACTCATCTAGTTCCGACAATCGGAAGCATCTCGTGCCGGGCCGTCGTACGTCATGACCCGCCGATCGTCACCTGCTGATCGTCCTCGCACAGCTCGCGGATCTCGGCCGCCTCGCGCCACTCGCCGCGGCGTTCGTGAATGCGTACGGCGGCCATCCAGTGGGCCTTCGCCTCATCGCGCCGTCCCATCCGGGCGAGCGCCACACCGATCCGCCGCCGCAGACTCGGCTCCTGCTGGCCCGGCCCGCTCTCATCGACCAGCGCGAGACCGTCGTTCAGCACCGTGAGGCCGGCCTGCGGGCTGCCGGCGAGCACGTGCCAGTAGCCCAGCTCGTCCAGCGCCTCGGTCTCCAGCGCGCGGTCGTTGATCGAGCGACTGACCTCGACGCAGTCCTCCAGGTGCTGTCGCGCCTCCGGCAGCTCGCCGTGATCACGCAGCATCGCCCCCAGGTTGACCAGAGCCATCGCTACTCCGCGCGGTTCGTGCAGCCTGCGGTAGTACGCCAGCGCCCGCCGCTCCGCTGCGATCCCGGTCTCCAGGTCGCCCTCCTCGGCGAGTAGCAGGCCGAGGTCTCGCGAGGCCATGGCGACGGCGCGCTCGTCGTCCGCGGCAGTGCCGAGCTCGATGCCGCGGCGGCACATCGCGATGGCCTCCTGGGTACGCCTCATGCGGCCCAGCGGGATGGCGGCCGCGACGCAGGCGATCGCCTCTGCTGACGGGTCCGAGATCTCGCCGGCCAGCTCCAGCGCGCGATACGCCTCGATCAGCGCGCGTTCGTGCTCGGCACGGGCGGAGTACGCCATCACCAGGTCTTGGTGCAGCCAAACCCGATCTTGCACGGCCTCCGTCGGGACGTGCTCCAGTGCGAGCTCGAGCAGCTCGGGCCAGCCGGCCGTCTCGGCGAGAGTGACGAAGTAGGTGATCATGCCCAGCGCGAGTCGCGACACGAGTGCGCCGGCCGCGGGGCCGTACGACACGAGGGCTCGGGCGAGCGCGAGAATCTGGTCGGCCTCCTCGACGATGAACTCGATGCACTCCGCCTGATCGACGAGGCTGCCTGAGGCCGCGACCATCTCGGCCTCGTCGATGCCCTGCGGCGTGGCCCGCGAGATCGGCCGCGTGCGCCAGGCGACCGCGGCGTACATCTCGAGCAGCCGCAGCAGCGTGGCCCGTCGCTCGGACTCCGTGAGCTGCTGCGCGGCCCGTTCGCTCGCCACCGCCTG includes these proteins:
- a CDS encoding sugar-binding protein is translated as MRTHKHLSAAAAGAVVLALSLSACGGRDDSDGDKTGSAPAPGASGSGSAAAGGFAKDSVIGVSLPQKTSENWVLAENLFKTDLKAAGYKPNVQFANGGVSEQQNQISSMVTNGAKVIVIGAIDGSQLNTQIKQAHDAGAIVIAYDRLLLNTPNVDYYVAYDNFKVGELQGQALLDGMKAKKPNGPYNIELFAGSPDDANAKVFFDGAMKVLQPKIADGTVNVVSGQKSFNQAVTQGWKPENAQKRMDTLLSANYGGSKTIDGVLSPNDTLARAILTSTKSAGKPNPIVTGQDSEVESIKSIMAGVQYSTINKDTRNLVKQAVKMVGQLQAGQKVDVNDTKSYNNKVKIVPSFLLPPQIVTKANAKEAYANDPTLSKIVNAGG